AATTAGCAATGGCGACCAAAACACAGATACTGTAATATGGATTTAGATACAAGTCCTAATCAGCGGCAACGGATCATAGATAAGTTGCGCGATGACGAGAATTACTACGGTGAATTTGGTTCAAAGTTCCTATCGAACAGTAACATCAAGACGCTGTTTGAAAATCCGCTTGCCCTTCGTGAACCTACTGAGAAGACTGTCGCTATGGTGATGGGTGGTTACCTGCATACGGTAATCTTGGAACCGAATAAGATCGACAAGTTTAAAATCGTGGAGGCTTCGACCAGGAATACCAAAGCGTATAAGGAAATCAGCCAAGGCGAAATAGTGCTGCTTCAGCATGAGGTGGACATATTGCATGAGTTGAAAGACGTTATCATGCGTAACAATCTGTGTAACAGTTTAATACGTGGTGATCGTGAAGGAGCCAGTATCGAGTACGAAGTACCAGCAGTCATGGAACATAATGGTCTATGGTGGAAAGGTAAGGCTGACGTGTTAAATCACGATGAAGGACTTATTGTGGATGTTAAATCTACCTCATCGCTGGATACATTTAGATTCTCCGCGGACAGGTATAACTACGATTCACAGGCGTTCCTGTACAAAAAGTTGTTTGGTTACGATTTTATTTTTGTCGTGGCTGATAAAACAACCAAAAAAATCGCTATCTTTGAATGCTCACAAGCATTTCTAGACAGAGGCGAGCGTAAAGTAGAAAAGGCTTCTGACATATACGAGCTTTACTACAAGACCCCGGATTTCGATCCATATCAATACATTGAAATGTTAACCCTTTAATTTTTAAGTATGGCTATTTTAGCAAGAGTCCAGTTAAATCTGGCAGACATCCCCAAGGAGAAGATCTACAAGGGGAAAAAAGGACAGTATCTCACAGTGGTTGTTACCCTGAACGATACTCCCGATCAGTACGGTTTTAACGGACCTGTTTATGTTGAACAAACTAAAGAAGAGAGAGATGGGAAAGCCGCAAAACAGTACCTCGGAAACGCAAAAGTCGTGTGGACGGACGGAACTGTGCCCGCGGTGCCGGAAAGAACAGACAACGGTGCTCCCGTTGCGCGCCAAGCGGTCGCGGCAGCCACAGAAGACGACGACCTGCCGTTCTGATTCTAAAATAAAGAGAAACCGTAAAGGAGAAATAACTTTAATTGAGGATTGACATGCACGTTGAAAACGTAGAGATCAATGGTTTTAAGATAGATAAGTTTAACCAATATGATCTTGAACCGGGCGCAACACAAGGCAAATGCCCTGTCTGCTCCCACAA
This window of the candidate division WOR-3 bacterium genome carries:
- a CDS encoding PD-(D/E)XK nuclease-like domain-containing protein, whose amino-acid sequence is MDLDTSPNQRQRIIDKLRDDENYYGEFGSKFLSNSNIKTLFENPLALREPTEKTVAMVMGGYLHTVILEPNKIDKFKIVEASTRNTKAYKEISQGEIVLLQHEVDILHELKDVIMRNNLCNSLIRGDREGASIEYEVPAVMEHNGLWWKGKADVLNHDEGLIVDVKSTSSLDTFRFSADRYNYDSQAFLYKKLFGYDFIFVVADKTTKKIAIFECSQAFLDRGERKVEKASDIYELYYKTPDFDPYQYIEMLTL